The Pantoea nemavictus genome includes a region encoding these proteins:
- the hpf gene encoding ribosome hibernation promoting factor: MQLNLTGHNVEITEPLREFVNSKFAKLEHYFDRINQVYIVLKVEKVTQIADATLHVNGGELHATSEAEDMYAAIDGLIDKLSRQLTKHKDKLKKH, translated from the coding sequence ATGCAGCTAAACCTTACCGGACATAATGTTGAAATTACCGAACCTCTGCGTGAATTTGTAAATAGCAAATTTGCCAAACTGGAACACTATTTTGATCGTATCAATCAGGTTTATATTGTTCTAAAAGTAGAGAAGGTAACGCAGATTGCGGATGCAACACTGCACGTCAACGGCGGGGAGCTGCACGCCACATCGGAAGCGGAAGACATGTACGCGGCCATCGACGGGTTAATCGATAAGCTCTCCCGTCAGCTGACCAAACACAAAGACAAACTGAAAAAACACTAA
- the ptsN gene encoding PTS IIA-like nitrogen regulatory protein PtsN, protein MNNDLTLELSSVLSLDCTRSGVHCQSKKRALEIISELAAKQLNLPHQTLFEAILTRERMGSTGIGNGIAIPHGKLEEDTLRAVGVFISLDQPIAFDAVDNQPVDLLFALLVPADQCKTHLHTLSLVAKRLADKTVCRRLRAAQSDEELYAIITEAQEAHS, encoded by the coding sequence ATGAACAACGATCTAACACTGGAATTGAGCTCGGTCCTTTCCCTGGACTGTACCCGTAGCGGCGTACACTGCCAGAGTAAAAAACGCGCGCTGGAAATTATCAGCGAGCTGGCAGCGAAGCAGCTCAATCTGCCGCACCAGACGCTTTTCGAAGCAATCCTCACCCGCGAACGTATGGGCAGTACCGGCATTGGCAACGGCATCGCCATTCCACACGGCAAGCTGGAGGAGGACACGTTACGCGCTGTAGGCGTATTTATCAGCCTTGATCAGCCTATCGCTTTTGATGCGGTTGATAACCAGCCGGTTGATCTCCTGTTTGCTCTGCTGGTGCCTGCGGACCAGTGCAAAACCCACTTGCATACGCTTTCGCTTGTCGCCAAGCGTCTGGCGGATAAAACCGTCTGCCGTCGTTTACGCGCGGCACAAAGCGACGAAGAGCTCTACGCCATTATCACAGAAGCTCAGGAAGCACACTCTTAA
- the lptC gene encoding LPS export ABC transporter periplasmic protein LptC — translation MSKSRRWMTLILALIALVLIGWNLTNQDDDKTPVATNDQEPTYTSEKSNTVVYNPTGALGYKLVSDKVTYFSADEVSWFDHPVMTTYDENKVPTWSVRADKAKLTKDRMLYLYGNVVVNTLTQDSQLERILTDNAQVNLVTQDVTSDDQVTLFGRSFNSTGMKMRGNLRTKHAELLEKVKTSYEIQNEQKQP, via the coding sequence ATGAGTAAGAGCAGGCGTTGGATGACGCTGATTTTAGCCTTGATCGCCTTGGTGCTGATCGGCTGGAATCTCACCAACCAGGATGACGACAAAACGCCGGTGGCGACCAACGATCAAGAGCCAACTTACACCAGCGAGAAATCCAATACGGTGGTGTATAACCCTACGGGTGCGCTGGGCTATAAGCTTGTCTCGGATAAAGTGACCTACTTTTCAGCCGATGAGGTAAGTTGGTTTGATCATCCGGTGATGACCACGTATGACGAAAATAAAGTGCCGACGTGGTCGGTGCGTGCCGATAAGGCAAAGCTGACTAAAGATCGTATGCTTTATCTGTATGGCAACGTTGTCGTCAATACGTTGACTCAGGATTCACAGCTTGAGCGCATCCTTACCGATAATGCTCAGGTAAATTTGGTCACCCAGGACGTGACGTCTGACGATCAAGTCACCCTTTTTGGCCGCAGTTTTAATTCCACTGGCATGAAAATGCGCGGCAATTTACGGACGAAACATGCTGAGCTGCTTGAAAAGGTCAAAACTTCCTATGAAATTCAAAATGAACAAAAACAGCCTTAA
- the kdsD gene encoding arabinose-5-phosphate isomerase KdsD, with the protein MSYQQPDFDFQRAGKAVLRIEREGLEQLDQYINDDFDRACAMIFACRGKVVVMGMGKSGHIGKKMAATFASTGTPSFFVHPGEASHGDLGMVSTNDVVIAISNSGESGEILALIPVLKRQKVQLICVTGRPDSAMGRAADVHLCVKVPQEACPLGLAPTTSTTATLVMGDALAVALLEARGFTQEDFALSHPGGALGRKLLLHVSDIMHSGDEIPHVSRDASMRDALLEITRKNLGLTVIVDDLMKIEGIFTDGDLRRVFDMGINFQTASIKDVMTSGGIRVRPNMLAVDALNLMQNKNITALLVADDDRLLGVVHMHDMLRAGVV; encoded by the coding sequence ATGTCATATCAGCAACCGGATTTCGATTTTCAGCGAGCGGGAAAAGCGGTGCTGCGCATCGAACGCGAAGGGCTGGAGCAGCTTGATCAATATATCAATGATGATTTCGATCGCGCCTGCGCGATGATCTTTGCCTGCCGCGGCAAAGTGGTGGTGATGGGCATGGGTAAATCCGGGCATATCGGTAAAAAAATGGCCGCGACCTTTGCCAGTACCGGTACGCCTTCATTTTTTGTTCATCCCGGTGAAGCCAGCCATGGCGATCTCGGCATGGTGAGCACTAACGATGTGGTCATTGCGATTTCCAACAGCGGTGAATCCGGTGAAATTCTGGCGCTGATACCGGTATTAAAGCGCCAGAAGGTGCAACTTATTTGCGTCACCGGCCGCCCGGATAGCGCAATGGGCCGCGCTGCAGATGTGCATCTGTGCGTAAAAGTACCGCAGGAAGCTTGTCCACTTGGCCTGGCGCCGACCACCAGCACTACGGCAACGCTGGTGATGGGCGATGCGCTGGCCGTGGCGCTGCTGGAAGCACGCGGCTTTACCCAGGAAGACTTTGCGCTCTCGCATCCTGGCGGTGCGCTGGGCCGCAAATTGCTGCTGCACGTCAGCGATATTATGCACAGCGGCGATGAGATCCCGCACGTGAGCCGGGATGCGTCCATGCGCGATGCCCTGCTGGAAATTACGCGTAAGAATCTCGGCCTGACGGTAATTGTTGATGACCTGATGAAAATCGAAGGCATTTTTACCGATGGTGACTTACGTCGCGTGTTCGATATGGGCATCAATTTCCAGACGGCCAGCATTAAGGATGTCATGACCAGCGGCGGCATTCGCGTACGCCCTAATATGCTGGCGGTCGACGCCCTTAATCTGATGCAAAACAAAAACATCACCGCCCTGCTGGTGGCCGATGACGATCGCCTGCTCGGTGTGGTACATATGCATGACATGCTGCGCGCTGGCGTGGTCTGA
- the mtgA gene encoding monofunctional biosynthetic peptidoglycan transglycosylase has protein sequence MSKSKGTLGKRIKLLIAKVLLAWLGIWLAGILLFAFIPVPFSAVMVERQIGAWFNGRFDYVAHSDWIGMDEISPWMALAVIASEDQKFPEHWGFDVDAIQSVLDNEGKERMRGASTLSQQTAKNLFLWDGRSWMRKGLEAGLTVGIETVWTKRRILTVYLNIAEFGDGVFGVEEASQRYFHKPASRLTMSEAALLAAVLPNPIRFRADAPSGYTRQRQQWIMRQMRQLGGEGFLNRYKLH, from the coding sequence ATGAGTAAGAGTAAAGGGACGCTGGGAAAACGAATTAAACTGCTGATTGCAAAAGTACTGCTCGCCTGGCTTGGCATCTGGCTAGCGGGCATTTTGTTGTTTGCGTTTATACCTGTGCCGTTCTCCGCGGTGATGGTCGAGCGGCAGATTGGTGCCTGGTTCAATGGGCGCTTTGATTATGTGGCGCACTCGGATTGGATCGGCATGGATGAGATTTCACCGTGGATGGCCCTGGCAGTGATTGCTTCGGAAGATCAAAAGTTTCCTGAGCATTGGGGTTTTGACGTCGATGCCATCCAGTCAGTGCTGGATAACGAGGGTAAAGAGCGCATGCGCGGCGCATCAACTTTGTCACAGCAGACGGCGAAAAATCTGTTTCTCTGGGATGGGCGTAGCTGGATGCGCAAAGGGCTGGAAGCGGGATTAACGGTGGGAATTGAAACCGTCTGGACTAAGCGTCGTATCCTGACGGTTTATCTGAATATTGCTGAATTCGGCGACGGCGTGTTTGGAGTCGAAGAGGCTTCCCAGCGCTACTTCCATAAACCCGCCAGCCGCCTGACGATGTCGGAAGCGGCGTTATTAGCGGCGGTATTGCCCAATCCGATCCGTTTCCGCGCCGATGCGCCCTCAGGCTACACTCGCCAGCGTCAGCAATGGATTATGCGTCAGATGCGGCAGTTGGGCGGAGAGGGCTTCCTGAATCGTTACAAGCTGCACTAA
- the arcB gene encoding aerobic respiration two-component sensor histidine kinase ArcB has product MKQIRLLAQYYVDLMVKLGLVRFSLLLASALVVLAMVVQMAVTMVLRGHVESIDVVRSIFFGLLITPWAVYFLSVVVDQLEESRQRLSKLVDKLEEMRTRDLELNQQMKETITQLNQEINDRIKAEQAREQVMDKLREEMARREQAQIELEQQSSFLRSFLDASPDLVFYRNIDKQFSGCNRAMELLTGMSEKQLIGLTPRDIYDDEAATKVLETDEKVFRHNVSLTYEQWLEYPDGRKACFEIRKVPYYDRVGKRSGLMGFGRDITERKRYQDALENASREKTTFISTISHELRTPLNGIVGLSRILLDTDLNQEQLKYLKTIHVSAITLGNIFNDVIEVDKIERRKVQLDNQPLDFTGFLADLENLSGLLAQPKGLKFVMAPELPLPHKISADGTRLRQILWNLIGNAVKFTQQGEIVVRVAYRQDETLHFEVQDSGMGIPQEEQDKIFAMYYQVKDQHGGKPATGTGIGLAVSRRLAQAMGGDISVSSVAGQGSCFTVEINAPRVAEEVEDDNLDDSMPLPALHVLLVEDIELNVIVARSVLEKLGCSVEVAMTGTDALAMFDPQEFDLVLLDIQLPDMTGLDVSRAIHQRHAGTSLPPLVALTANVLKDKKEYLDAGMDDVLSKPLAVPALTAMIKKFWDYQPEQEALVIESSAEQSRMLLDVPMLEQYIELVGPGLITQSLTMFEQMMPGYLEVLDSNMMARDQKGIAEEGHKIKGAAGSVGLLHLQQLAKQIQSPELPAWWDNVQEWIDELKQEWLQDVNVLREWVAEREKVQDVRKK; this is encoded by the coding sequence ATGAAACAGATTCGTCTTTTAGCGCAGTATTACGTTGATTTGATGGTCAAACTCGGCCTGGTGCGCTTTTCACTGCTATTGGCATCGGCGCTGGTGGTACTGGCGATGGTGGTACAGATGGCGGTCACCATGGTGTTGCGCGGCCATGTTGAGAGCATCGACGTGGTGCGTTCGATCTTTTTCGGTCTGTTGATAACGCCTTGGGCAGTCTATTTTCTTTCGGTGGTGGTCGATCAATTGGAGGAGTCACGCCAGCGCCTGTCAAAACTGGTGGATAAGCTGGAAGAGATGCGCACGCGCGATCTTGAGTTGAATCAGCAGATGAAAGAGACCATCACCCAGCTTAATCAGGAAATTAACGACCGTATTAAAGCCGAACAAGCGCGTGAGCAGGTGATGGACAAGCTGCGCGAAGAGATGGCGCGGCGCGAGCAGGCACAAATCGAGCTGGAACAGCAATCCTCCTTCCTGCGCTCCTTCCTGGATGCATCGCCGGACCTGGTGTTCTACCGCAATATTGATAAGCAGTTCTCCGGCTGTAACCGCGCCATGGAACTGTTAACCGGCATGAGCGAAAAGCAGCTGATCGGCCTGACGCCGCGCGATATTTACGATGATGAAGCCGCCACCAAAGTGCTGGAAACCGATGAGAAGGTGTTCCGTCACAATGTGTCGCTGACGTACGAACAGTGGCTGGAATATCCCGATGGGCGCAAAGCCTGCTTCGAGATCCGTAAAGTGCCCTATTACGACCGCGTGGGAAAACGCAGTGGCCTGATGGGCTTTGGTCGCGATATTACCGAGCGTAAGCGCTATCAGGACGCGCTGGAGAATGCCAGCCGCGAGAAGACCACCTTCATCTCTACTATTAGCCACGAGCTGCGTACGCCGCTTAATGGCATCGTTGGGCTGAGCCGCATCCTGCTGGATACCGATCTCAATCAGGAGCAGCTCAAGTACCTCAAAACCATTCATGTTTCGGCTATCACGCTGGGCAACATCTTTAATGATGTCATCGAAGTGGACAAAATCGAACGCCGCAAAGTGCAGCTGGATAATCAGCCGCTGGATTTCACCGGCTTCCTCGCCGATTTGGAAAACCTCTCCGGTCTGCTGGCGCAGCCCAAAGGACTGAAGTTTGTCATGGCGCCAGAGTTGCCGTTGCCGCATAAAATCTCGGCGGATGGCACTCGCTTGCGTCAGATTCTATGGAACCTGATTGGTAACGCGGTGAAATTTACCCAGCAGGGCGAAATCGTGGTGCGTGTTGCTTATCGTCAGGACGAAACGCTGCACTTTGAAGTGCAGGATTCTGGCATGGGCATTCCGCAGGAAGAGCAGGATAAGATCTTCGCGATGTATTACCAGGTGAAGGATCAGCATGGCGGCAAACCGGCGACGGGCACCGGTATTGGTCTGGCGGTATCGCGTCGGCTGGCACAGGCAATGGGCGGCGATATCAGCGTGAGTAGCGTTGCGGGGCAGGGTTCCTGCTTCACCGTCGAGATCAACGCGCCACGCGTCGCTGAGGAGGTTGAGGACGACAATCTGGATGACAGCATGCCATTGCCGGCGCTGCACGTACTGCTGGTGGAAGATATTGAACTCAACGTCATTGTGGCGCGTTCGGTTCTGGAGAAGCTGGGCTGCAGCGTTGAAGTCGCAATGACCGGTACGGACGCGCTGGCGATGTTTGATCCGCAGGAGTTCGATCTGGTGTTGTTAGACATCCAGCTGCCGGATATGACCGGGCTCGACGTATCGCGCGCCATTCATCAGCGTCATGCTGGCACATCCTTGCCGCCGCTGGTGGCCCTGACGGCAAACGTGCTGAAAGACAAAAAAGAGTATCTCGATGCAGGCATGGATGATGTGTTGAGCAAACCGCTTGCCGTACCGGCGTTGACGGCGATGATCAAAAAGTTCTGGGATTATCAGCCGGAACAGGAGGCGTTAGTTATTGAGTCCTCAGCCGAGCAATCACGCATGCTGTTAGATGTGCCAATGCTGGAGCAATACATTGAACTGGTTGGCCCAGGATTGATTACGCAAAGTCTTACCATGTTTGAGCAGATGATGCCGGGCTATCTCGAGGTGCTGGATTCCAACATGATGGCGCGTGACCAAAAAGGCATTGCGGAAGAAGGGCACAAAATCAAAGGCGCGGCGGGTTCGGTTGGTTTACTGCATTTGCAACAGTTGGCGAAGCAGATTCAGTCGCCGGAGTTGCCAGCGTGGTGGGACAACGTACAGGAGTGGATCGACGAGCTAAAACAGGAGTGGCTGCAGGACGTGAACGTGTTACGTGAGTGGGTTGCGGAGCGGGAAAAAGTACAGGACGTTAGAAAAAAATGA
- the kdsC gene encoding 3-deoxy-manno-octulosonate-8-phosphatase KdsC, with protein MSAETAMVETCYGPVSAEVMARAAQIRLLICDVDGVMSDGVIYMGNSGEELKAFNVRDGYGVRCLLTSGVEVAIITGRKAKLLEDRCKTLGITHLYQGQSDKLLAWRELLDKLSLTAEQVAYIGDDLIDWPVMAQAGLSVAVADAHPVLLPRAHYVTRIAGGRGAVRELCDLILIAQNKFEDAKGQSI; from the coding sequence ATGAGTGCTGAAACGGCGATGGTTGAGACCTGCTACGGTCCGGTGAGCGCAGAGGTGATGGCGCGTGCCGCGCAGATTCGCCTGCTGATTTGTGATGTCGATGGCGTCATGTCCGATGGTGTGATTTATATGGGTAACAGCGGTGAAGAGCTGAAAGCGTTTAACGTGCGCGATGGTTATGGCGTGCGTTGCCTGCTGACCTCCGGCGTTGAAGTGGCTATTATTACCGGCCGCAAAGCAAAACTGCTGGAAGATCGCTGCAAGACGCTCGGCATTACGCATCTTTACCAGGGACAATCAGATAAGCTTTTGGCCTGGCGTGAACTCCTGGATAAACTGTCACTAACGGCCGAGCAGGTGGCGTACATTGGCGATGACCTGATCGACTGGCCGGTAATGGCGCAGGCGGGGTTAAGTGTTGCCGTTGCCGATGCTCACCCGGTTTTACTGCCGCGCGCGCATTATGTTACCCGCATTGCCGGCGGACGCGGTGCAGTACGTGAGTTGTGCGATCTGATTTTGATCGCGCAGAACAAATTTGAGGATGCCAAAGGGCAATCAATATGA
- the npr gene encoding PTS phosphocarrier protein NPr has product MSVKQTVEIRNKLGMHARPAMKLFELVQSFDAEVLLRNESGTEAEASSVIALLMLDSAKGGHIEIEASGPQEVQALAAVIELFEAGFDED; this is encoded by the coding sequence ATGAGCGTGAAGCAAACCGTTGAGATTCGAAACAAACTGGGCATGCACGCGCGCCCGGCAATGAAGCTGTTTGAGCTGGTGCAGAGCTTTGATGCGGAAGTGCTGTTGCGCAATGAGTCCGGCACTGAAGCCGAAGCCAGCAGCGTGATTGCGCTGCTGATGCTCGACTCAGCCAAAGGCGGCCATATTGAAATCGAAGCCAGTGGTCCGCAGGAAGTGCAGGCACTGGCAGCAGTTATTGAACTGTTTGAAGCGGGCTTCGACGAAGACTGA
- the lptA gene encoding lipopolysaccharide ABC transporter substrate-binding protein LptA yields the protein MKFKMNKNSLKLLLVSTLLATSLPALALTGDSDKPVNIDSVNQALDLQGNVATFTGNVIVTQGSIKITADKVVVTRPGGDSKKTIVDAYGNPATFYQMQDNGKPVQGHASKLHYELANDFVELTGNAFIQQQDSNIKGDRITYLVKEQKMQAFSQGESKRVTTVLVPSQLQDKNGSSASPKKSN from the coding sequence ATGAAATTCAAAATGAACAAAAACAGCCTTAAGTTATTGCTGGTGAGTACCCTGCTGGCAACCAGTTTGCCCGCGCTGGCGTTAACTGGCGACTCAGACAAGCCCGTTAATATTGACTCGGTCAATCAGGCGCTGGACCTACAAGGCAACGTCGCGACCTTTACCGGCAACGTGATTGTGACCCAGGGTTCAATCAAGATTACCGCCGATAAAGTGGTGGTAACACGTCCTGGTGGCGACAGTAAGAAAACTATCGTTGATGCCTACGGTAATCCAGCCACCTTCTATCAAATGCAGGATAACGGTAAGCCGGTGCAAGGCCATGCCAGTAAGCTGCACTATGAGTTGGCGAACGATTTCGTTGAGCTGACGGGAAATGCCTTTATTCAGCAGCAGGATAGCAATATTAAAGGCGACCGCATCACATACCTGGTGAAAGAGCAGAAGATGCAGGCTTTCAGCCAGGGTGAGAGCAAGCGCGTGACCACCGTTCTGGTACCGTCGCAGCTGCAGGATAAAAACGGTTCCTCCGCGAGCCCTAAAAAGAGTAACTGA
- the rapZ gene encoding RNase adapter RapZ, with translation MVLMIVSGRSGSGKSVALRALEDMGFYCVDNLPVVLLPELANTLTERNISAAVSIDVRNMPESPEVFEAALNNLPDTFSPQLLFLDADRNTLIRRYSDTRRLHPLSSKNLSLESAIDEENDLLEPLRSRADLIIDTSEMSVHELAEMLRTRLLGKRERELTMVFESFGFKHGIPIDADYVFDVRFLPNPHWDPKLRPMTGLDRPVAAFLDRHTEVHNFIYQTRSYLELWLPMLETNNRSYLTVAIGCTGGKHRSVYIAEQLADYFRSRGKNVQSRHRTLEKRKS, from the coding sequence ATGGTGCTGATGATCGTTAGCGGTCGTTCAGGCTCAGGAAAGTCAGTTGCGCTGCGTGCCCTTGAGGACATGGGTTTTTACTGTGTTGATAACCTGCCGGTCGTGCTGTTGCCAGAGTTGGCGAATACCTTAACTGAACGCAACATCTCTGCGGCGGTTAGCATTGACGTGCGTAACATGCCTGAATCGCCGGAAGTGTTCGAAGCCGCGCTCAATAATTTGCCCGACACCTTCTCGCCGCAGCTACTTTTTCTTGATGCCGATCGCAATACACTGATCCGTCGCTACAGCGATACACGTCGCTTGCATCCGCTTTCGAGCAAAAATTTGTCGCTGGAAAGCGCCATTGATGAAGAGAACGATCTGCTGGAGCCACTGCGATCGCGCGCGGACCTGATCATTGATACATCAGAAATGTCAGTCCATGAGCTGGCAGAAATGCTGCGCACGCGCCTGCTAGGCAAACGTGAGCGTGAGCTGACCATGGTGTTTGAGTCGTTCGGCTTTAAGCACGGCATTCCGATCGACGCCGATTATGTTTTCGACGTGCGCTTCCTGCCGAACCCACACTGGGATCCCAAACTACGTCCAATGACCGGTCTGGATCGTCCAGTAGCGGCGTTCCTAGATCGTCACACTGAAGTGCATAATTTCATCTATCAAACGCGCAGCTATCTGGAACTGTGGCTGCCGATGCTGGAAACCAATAACCGTAGCTATCTGACCGTCGCCATTGGTTGTACCGGCGGGAAGCATCGCTCAGTGTATATCGCTGAACAACTAGCAGATTATTTCCGCTCACGCGGCAAAAACGTGCAGTCTCGTCATCGCACTCTGGAAAAACGTAAATCATGA
- the lptB gene encoding LPS export ABC transporter ATP-binding protein: MATLIAENLAKAYKGRRVVEDVSLQVKSGEIVGLLGPNGAGKTTTFYMVVGIVPRDAGRIVIDDEDISILPLHARARRGIGYLPQEASIFRRLSVYDNLMAVLQIRDDLTEEQRQDRANELMEEFHIAHLRDSMGQALSGGERRRVEIARALAANPKFILLDEPFAGVDPISVIDIKKIIEHLRDSGLGVLITDHNVRETLAVCERAYIVSQGHLIAHGTPDEILVDEQVKRVYLGEEFRL; the protein is encoded by the coding sequence ATGGCCACACTAATCGCTGAGAACCTGGCGAAAGCCTACAAAGGCCGCCGCGTGGTGGAAGATGTTAGCCTGCAGGTAAAATCCGGTGAGATTGTCGGCCTGCTGGGCCCCAACGGTGCGGGTAAAACCACCACGTTTTACATGGTAGTAGGTATTGTGCCGCGCGATGCGGGGCGTATCGTGATTGATGATGAAGATATCAGCATTCTGCCGCTGCACGCACGCGCACGTCGCGGCATCGGCTATCTGCCACAGGAAGCCTCGATTTTCCGCCGCCTGAGCGTGTACGACAACCTGATGGCTGTACTGCAAATTCGTGATGACTTAACGGAAGAGCAGCGCCAGGATCGTGCCAACGAGCTAATGGAAGAGTTTCATATTGCACATTTGCGCGACAGCATGGGCCAGGCGCTGTCAGGCGGTGAGCGTCGTCGTGTGGAAATTGCTCGTGCACTGGCAGCGAATCCGAAATTTATTCTACTGGATGAACCATTTGCTGGCGTTGACCCCATTTCGGTTATCGACATCAAAAAAATCATTGAGCATTTACGCGACAGTGGCCTTGGCGTGTTGATTACCGACCACAATGTGCGTGAAACCCTCGCAGTCTGTGAACGCGCTTATATCGTCAGCCAGGGACATTTGATTGCCCATGGCACGCCTGATGAAATTCTTGTAGATGAGCAGGTTAAGCGTGTTTATTTGGGCGAAGAGTTCAGACTCTGA
- the rpoN gene encoding RNA polymerase factor sigma-54, which yields MKQGLQLRLSQQLAMTPQLQQAIRLLQLSTLELQQELQLALESNPLLEQTDLHEEVDAREFQDQESDSLDTREALEQKDMPEELPLDATWDEIYTAGTPSGTGTDYQDDELPVYQGETTQSLQDYLMWQVELTPFTDTDRAIATSIVDAIDDTGYLTVSLQDIYDSIGDEELTLEEVEAVLKRVQRFDPVGVGARDLRDCLLVQLSQYSAATPMLTEARLIVSEHLDLLANHDFRSLMRVTRLKEEVLKDAMLLIQSLDPRPGQSINTSEPEYVIPDVLVRKVSKRWTVELNSDSMPRLKINQQYAAMGGAGRNDSDNQFIRSNLQEAKWLIKSLESRNDTLLKVTRCIVEQQQAFFEQGEEHMRPMVLADIAQAVDMHESTISRVTTQKYLHSPRGIFELKYFFSSHVNTEGGGEASSTAIRALVKKLISAENPAKPLSDSKLTSMLSDQGIMVARRTVAKYRESLSIPPSNQRKQLV from the coding sequence ATGAAGCAAGGTTTGCAACTCAGGCTCAGCCAACAGCTGGCGATGACACCACAGTTGCAGCAAGCAATTCGCTTGCTGCAACTCTCTACGCTTGAACTCCAGCAAGAACTCCAACTGGCGCTGGAAAGCAATCCGCTGCTTGAACAAACCGATCTGCATGAAGAAGTCGACGCACGCGAATTTCAGGATCAGGAAAGCGATTCGTTAGACACGCGCGAAGCACTTGAACAGAAGGATATGCCCGAGGAGCTGCCGCTCGACGCGACCTGGGATGAAATTTATACCGCTGGCACCCCTTCCGGCACAGGTACCGATTATCAGGACGACGAACTGCCGGTCTATCAGGGTGAAACGACTCAATCGCTGCAGGATTACCTTATGTGGCAGGTTGAGTTGACGCCTTTCACCGATACCGATCGCGCCATTGCCACCTCCATTGTCGATGCCATTGACGACACCGGCTATCTCACCGTCAGCTTACAAGACATTTATGACAGTATTGGCGATGAAGAGCTGACGCTGGAAGAAGTCGAAGCCGTGCTGAAACGCGTACAACGTTTCGATCCGGTGGGCGTAGGTGCGCGCGATTTACGTGATTGCCTGTTAGTTCAGCTATCGCAATATTCCGCCGCAACACCCATGCTGACAGAAGCTCGTTTGATTGTTAGCGAACATCTCGATTTACTGGCTAATCACGACTTCCGCAGCCTGATGCGCGTCACGCGTCTAAAGGAAGAGGTGCTAAAGGACGCGATGCTGCTGATTCAGTCGCTCGATCCGCGTCCAGGCCAGTCGATCAATACCAGCGAGCCGGAATATGTGATTCCCGATGTGCTGGTGCGCAAAGTCAGCAAACGCTGGACGGTTGAACTCAACTCCGACAGCATGCCGCGCCTGAAGATCAATCAGCAATACGCTGCGATGGGCGGTGCCGGACGTAATGACAGTGACAATCAGTTTATTCGCAGCAACTTACAGGAAGCCAAGTGGCTGATTAAGAGCCTGGAGAGCCGCAACGACACGCTGCTGAAGGTGACACGCTGTATCGTTGAACAGCAGCAGGCGTTTTTTGAGCAAGGTGAGGAGCACATGCGTCCGATGGTACTGGCGGATATCGCTCAGGCCGTTGATATGCATGAATCCACCATTTCCCGCGTCACCACGCAGAAGTATTTACACAGCCCGCGTGGCATCTTTGAATTGAAGTATTTTTTCTCCAGTCACGTCAACACCGAAGGCGGCGGCGAAGCCTCTTCCACGGCGATTCGTGCACTGGTAAAAAAATTGATCTCTGCGGAAAATCCCGCAAAACCCTTGAGCGACAGCAAACTGACCTCCATGTTATCCGATCAGGGCATCATGGTAGCGCGACGTACGGTTGCTAAATATCGCGAGTCTTTATCTATACCGCCATCAAACCAGCGTAAGCAATTGGTTTGA